In Coccidioides posadasii str. Silveira chromosome 4, complete sequence, one genomic interval encodes:
- the PRP31 gene encoding U4/U6-U5 snRNP complex subunit prp31 (BUSCO:362218at4751~EggNog:ENOG410PI6D~COG:A~BUSCO:4704at33183), translating into MATLADELLNDFEESDSEIEAKEEWLHADSSEAAGEPPFKGSTMGIGDDGDKELHDNTIMTNTSIVNNALAEEGEEHEDAKASVEKMQFTGISDVRSIARLMKTLQPILEKISYYRSLPSEPQPMSTGSIEDNPEYYLLTESNSLSTSIDNEIILVHKFIRDHYSTRFPELETLITNPLDYAKTVAILRNGPLNDIKSLASSTDNLVGATLRSVLDGPLLMVVAVEGTTTRGRELSSSELQIVLDACEMMLSLDKAKSVLTDYVQSRMNIFAPNLTALIGSLTAAQLLNYAGGLTGLAKMPSCNIPPLGSKKQTQAGFATNVGVRHQGFLFHSPIIQGIPNDLKRQAMRIVSAKVVLAARVDRVHSSRDGSTGEELKQACLERLEKLAEPPPNKGTRALPAPDDKPSRKRGGRRARKAKEATAMTELRKAQNRLAFGKEEKEVGYGTGEGTKGLGMLGQENLGRIRAAQIDQRTKAKLSKSNKGWGATSAVGGTVSSLRGFGQGAGNASVLRSQGLRTAGVGPSVGSGIASTIAFTPVQGLELVDPKAQAELNRKRKAEEDRWFKSGTFTQVGSQSSENGGFKVPQLPPLKKTNTVNSKMAPPPPLKR; encoded by the exons ATGGCAACTTTGGCAGATGAGCTACTAAACGATTTCGAGGAGTCCGACTCGGAAATCGAGGCGAAAGAAGAATGGTTACATGCCGACTCCTCAGAAGCGGCGGGCGAGCCGCCCTTCAAAGGGTCGACGATGGGCATAGGGGACGATGGGGACAAGGAGCTGCATGATAATACTATCATGACAAACACATCAATTGTGAATAATGCCTTGGctgaagaaggagaagagcaTGAAGACGCAAAAGCCTCTGTTGAAAAAATGCAATTCACTGGAATTAGtgacgtacggagtattgcACGATTGATGAAAACATTGCAACCTATTTTAGAG AAAATCTCCTATTACCGGTCCTTACCGTCGGAGCCGCAACCGATGTCTACCGGCTCCATCGAAGATAATCCAGAGTATTATCTTCTTACAGAATCGAATTCCCTCTCCACATCCATCGACAATGAGATTATATTAGTCCATAAGTTCATTAGGGATCATTACTCTACCAGGTTTCCAGAGCTTGAAACCCTAATCACCAACCCTTTAGACTACGCAAAGACAGTTGCCATATTGAGGAATGGTCCGCTAAATGATATAAAGTCACTGGCTTCTTCGACAGATAACTTGGTTGGAGCGACTTTGAGATCTGTCCTGGATGGTCCTCTGCTGATGGTAGTAGCGGTGGAAGGAACAACCACGCGGGGAAGGGAGTTGTCTAGCTCAGAGCTTCAAATTGTCCTGGACGCATGTGAGATGATGCTGTCGCTTGACAAAGCCAAATCAGTTCTTACCGACTATGTCCAATCACGGATGAATATTTTTGCGCCGAATCTAACCGCTCTTATTGGCTCTCTTACTGCTGCACAACTCCTCAACTATGCTGGAGGTCTCACTGGCTTAGCCAAGATGCCATCATGCAATATCCCACCATTAGGTTCGAAGAAGCAGACTCAGGCTGGGTTTGCTACTAACGTTGGAGTTAGACACCAAGGCTTTTTATTCCATTCACCTATTATCCAAGGTATTCCAAATGATTTGAAACGGCAGGCAATGCGGATAGTGTCAGCAAAAGTGGTCCTCGCGGCCCGTGTTGATAGAGTGCATAGCAGTCGAGATGGCTCAACAGGGGAAGAATTAAAGCAGGCTTGTCTTGAACGCCTCGAGAAACTGGCAGAACCGCCTCCGAATAAGGGAACTCGGGCACTACCCGCACCTGACGATAAACCTTCTAGGAAGCGTGGTGGACGCAGAGCGcggaaagcaaaagaagccACGGCCATGACGGAGTTGCGGAAAGCTCAGAATCGCTTAGCATttggcaaagaagaaaaggaagtcGGCTACGGTACTGGAGAAGGTACCAAGGGTCTGGGTATGCTTGGTCAGGAGAATTTGGGACGAATTCGCGCCGCCCAAATTGATCAAAGAACAAAAGCCAAACTCAGCAAATCAAATAAAGGATGGGGTGCTACATCAGCGGTGGGCGGAACTGTATCGTCGCTGCGCGGCTTCGGCCAGGGGGCTGGCAATGCATCTGTATTGCGTAGCCAGGGACTACGCACTGCAGGAGTAGGACCGTCTGTGGGGTCAGGAATAGCGAGCACAATTGCTTTCACCCCAGTCCAAGGTTTGGAACTGGTGGACCCGAAGGCACAAGCCGAACTTAACAGAAAGCGCAAGGCTGAAGAAGACAGGTGGTTTAAAAGTGGGACATTCACTCAAGTTGGTAGCCAAAGTTCTGAAAACGGAGGCTTTAAAGTCCCGCAATTACCACCACTTAAAAAAACAAACACTGTCAACAGTAAAATggcaccaccaccaccacttAAAAGATGA
- the SAH1 gene encoding S-adenosyl-L-homocysteine hydrolase (BUSCO:174653at4751~EggNog:ENOG410PG05~COG:H~BUSCO:5946at33183), producing MAAPAHKFKVADISLAAFGRREIELAEIEMPGLMAIRRKYAEDQPLKGARIAGCLHMTIQTAVLIETLKALGAEVTWSSCNIFSTQDHAAAAIAASGTPVFAWKGETEEEYDWCIEQQLFAFKDGKKLNLILDDGGDLTSLVHKKYPEMLNDCYGLSEETTTGVHHLYRMLKNKELLVPAINVNDSVTKSKFDNLYGCRESLIDGIKRATDVMIAGKIAVVAGFGDVGKGCAQALHSMGARVIVTEIDPINALQAAVAGYEVTTMEEAAPLGQIFVTTTGCRDILTGSHFEVMKNDAIVCNIGHFDIEIDVAWLKANAKSVQNIKPQVDRFLMPSGRHIILLAEGRLVNLGCATGHSSFVMSCSFSNQVLAQIMLYKSEDAEFGKKHVEFGVTGKREVGVYVLPKILDEQVALLHLEHVNAKLSKLTPKQAEYLGLDMEGPFKSEIYRY from the exons ATGGCTGCTCCTGCCCACAAGTTCAAGGTCGCCGACATC TCGTTGGCTGCCTTTGGGCGCCGCGAAATTGAGCTCGCGGAAATTGAAATGCCTGGTCTTATGGCTATCCGCCGAAAGTATGCTGAGGATCAGCCATTGAAAGGGGCTCGTATCGCTGGCTGTCTTCATATGA CTATCCAAACTGCCGTTCTAATTGAAACCCTCAAAGCCCTTGGTGCTGAGGTCACTTGGTCAAGTTGTAACATTTTCTCCACTCAAGATCATGCAGCTGCCGCAATTGCTGCTTCAGGAACCCCAGT ATTCGCCTGGAAGGGAGAGACCGAGGAAGAATACGATTGGTGTATTGAACAACAACTCTTTGCATTTAAGGATGGGAAGAAACTCAACTTGATTCTTGATGATGGTGGTGATTTGACATCGCTAGTGCACAAGAAATACCCTGAGATGCTTAACGACTGCTACGGCTTGTCAGAAGAGACCACAACTGGTGTCCACCACCTCTATCGGATGTTAAAAAACAAAGAACTCCTGGTTCCAGCAATCAATGTGAATGACTCCGTGACAAAGTCAAAGTTCGATAACCTTTACGGTTGCAGAGAATCACTTATCGATGGCATCAAGCGCGCGACCGACGTCATGATTGCGGGTAAGATCGCCGTCGTCGCTGGATTTGGTGATGTGGGCAAGGGATGTGCTCAGGCACTCCACAGCATGGGTGCCCGGGTCATTGTCACCGAAATTGACCCCATCAACGCGTTGCAGGCTGCAGTCGCTGGCTATGAAGTCACAACAATGGAAGAGGCCGCCCCACTGGGCCAAATCTTTGTCACGACCACCGGCTGTCGCGATATTTTGACCGGATCTCACTTTGAAGTGATGAAGAACGATGCAATTGTCTGCA ATATTGGACATTTCGATATTGAAATTGACGTTGCTTGGCTTAAGGCCAATGCCAAATCCgttcaaaacatcaaaccCCAGGTTGACCGCTTCCTCATGCCTTCTGGTCGACACATCATCCTCCTTGCAGAGGGCAGACTGGTTAATCTCGGCTGTGCCACTGGACATTCTTCTTTCGTGATGTCTTGCTCCTTTTCTAATCAGGTTCTGGCCCAAATCATGCTTTACAAGTCTGAAGATGCCGAGTTTGGCAAGAAGCACGTCGAGTTCGGCGTGACTGGTAAGCGTGAAGTCGGCGTTTACGTGCTTCCAAAAATTCTCGATGAGCAAGTCGCGTTGCTCCACCTTGAACATGTCAACGCCAAGTTGTCAAAACTTACTCCAAAACAGGCAGAATACCTGGGATTAGATATGGAGGGTCCGTTCAAGAGCGAAAT CTACCGATATTGA